The stretch of DNA CTGCAGCAGTTTCAGGATAATAAAAGTCAGGATTCCGGCTATAAATTTGCATGAGCTTTCCAACACTACTCCTTGAATCTACAACTCCTTCTTGGGTGAGTAAAACTCTCATTTCTTTATGTATTTTATACACTTCTTGCAACCCAAGTTCATGAATTTCATCAGCTGACAATGGTACTGTTGTATGCTTTTCAAGCATATATTCATAGTATCGATCACCATCAGGAAGAGCCCACACTCCGTGATGAGAATGCGATGCACGTAAAATTTTAGTACAGCATTCCTTTAAACGTTCATACGCTTGGTAAACAGAGGTTTCAATGACAATTTGAGCGCGCTCAAGATAGAAACTTTTCTGCTTTGAATTGATAGTTTCAATCAGCTTTGCAAAATGCGAATAAAAGATGTTCTCCGTTATCAAACGAGGAGTCATTTTTTTAATTATGTTGATCACTTTTTCCATTGCAAAAGCAGGAAGCATAATCCCTTTACTCTTTTGATAATCAAGAAGTTCTATGGTTTGCTCAAGGTATTCTGGAATTATCTTGAGACGTGCAAGATACGACTCAACGTCGCGCGAACTCTTAAGCGAATGAATACTGGTAAAAAGAGAGGTTATATTTGAGAGGATTCCAAAAATCTGCGTAACTCGATATTCATGAAACAAAAAACTTTCTCCTGCAACAGCTCTCCTTAATTCCCAATGAAATATTTTATAAGAAATCCGATCTTGCAAAGAAATCATCTTGCTTTCATTTTTTTCTAAGGTCTTGAGTAATTCTTTTTTACGCTCAAAACCTTGAAGTATATTTTTACAAGAGACATCATTAAGCAACGTATTTTGCTGATAGTTTGCAAACTGATCGAAAAAACCACGGTGCGGCAGCCATTGGTAACTATCAAGAGTATCTGCTGCAAAGAGTTGATTAAACCAAGAATTTTGAGTCCCATGGTCTTGTGAAAATCCTGAGAAAAAAAGAGTTGATAAGCACGTAAAAATTATACATTTACCATAAATTGGTTGTAACATTCCCTCAGCCTCTCTATGCGCTCTCAACTTCTTTTTAAAAAATCCTAAAAAGGATAACTACTTACCGAATTAAGCGAACAAAGAACTGCACAATCGCAATAACTAAATCATAAAAGGCCCCAAAGATACCTTCAACTGCATCCAAAATTCCACGCTGAACGCTTTGCTTTTTTGCTTGCTTGGAAAATTCAACTTGCTGCTCAAGAGCTTTCTGATTCAACTCTTTAGTTGATTCTTTTTTAACTTTTGATGTCTTGGGTGGTTTGACACCTGATTCAATAACTAACTTGGTGAGCTTACTGAAAAGCCACGCACGTTCAATTTGTGTTGCTTCTTCAACACCGCAAATTACAATATTTTTAGGAATAAGCAGATTATCAACAGTTGCTCCATTATTAGTCGTAATACTTGCCAGTGTGAATTCTTGGTCACTAAAACGCTTGCTTTGAAAAATAGGTTTGATGATGCGAATTTCTTTTACTTTAGAAAGCTTAAGCTGCATAATTGAATCATCTTTTTCTGAGCGTATTCCACCAATAGATGTTCTACCAGAAAATGAGATATCTTTAATCGTAAGAGCAGTGTTATCGTCATAAATTTTCACAACATAACTTCCCTGCCCCTCTTCCAGTGGAACAAACTTAGGTTCTAAGACCCCACTGGTCCGCACAGCCCCCTCACCAAAAGCCTGCAGCCCTAACCCTTGAGATAAACAAAAAATAGATACCAGCATCAGATGTGATGCATATCGTGCAGTTATCATCCTATTTCTCCTATTTTCTTTTCAAAAGCACTTGATACGTTATAGCTTGTACTATAGCCATAGAGACAGAAGAATTACAAGCATTTATACCTCTACTTGCGCTCAT from Candidatus Dependentiae bacterium encodes:
- a CDS encoding DUF885 domain-containing protein, producing MLQPIYGKCIIFTCLSTLFFSGFSQDHGTQNSWFNQLFAADTLDSYQWLPHRGFFDQFANYQQNTLLNDVSCKNILQGFERKKELLKTLEKNESKMISLQDRISYKIFHWELRRAVAGESFLFHEYRVTQIFGILSNITSLFTSIHSLKSSRDVESYLARLKIIPEYLEQTIELLDYQKSKGIMLPAFAMEKVINIIKKMTPRLITENIFYSHFAKLIETINSKQKSFYLERAQIVIETSVYQAYERLKECCTKILRASHSHHGVWALPDGDRYYEYMLEKHTTVPLSADEIHELGLQEVYKIHKEMRVLLTQEGVVDSRSSVGKLMQIYSRNPDFYYPETAAGRAACLAEFETILARCRRQLSHLFNCKPKKLVHIKAVPLHEEDGMAGAYYARPSIDGVRPGTFFVNLRSMKELPRYEMETLTVHEAEPGHHFQLSLQMEMDIPLQRKLGTYTAFIEGWALYVEKLAYEENFYSSVAAKLGHLQDELLRAARLVVDTGIHKKRWTREQAIAYMKEATGYHQDSIVTEVERYFVWPGQACAYKIGQLKILELRQRARSALGNDFDIREFHDVILTLGAAPLVVLEEVIDLYIHNNLNKQPAGFCQVAS